One region of Miscanthus floridulus cultivar M001 chromosome 19, ASM1932011v1, whole genome shotgun sequence genomic DNA includes:
- the LOC136529311 gene encoding probable prolyl 4-hydroxylase 9, producing MHQINSHSFSLPAQPRTTADILWISPLHTAGLMRTRLRLPVVLLSCSLFFLAGFFGSLLFTQDPEEADMPVPRERLLETAWPEMPYGESGEAAPSVIPYQILSWQPRALYFPQFATSEQCENIVKTAKERLKPSTLALRKGETMESKKGIRTSS from the exons ATGCACCAGATTAACTCTCACTCGTTCTCTCTCCCTGCTCAACCACGTACGACGGCCGATATTCTTTGGATCTCCCCACTTCACACGGCGGGTCTGATGCGAACGCGACTGCGGCTTCCCGTGGTGCTCCTCTCctgctccctcttcttcctcgccggCTTCTTCGGCTCGCTGCTCTTCACCCAG GATCCGGAGGAGGCCGACATGCCGGTGCCGAGGGAGCGGCTGCTGGAGACGGCGTGGCCTGAGATGCCATACGGCGAGTCCGGCGAGGCTGCGCCGTCCGTAATCCCATACCAG ATTTTGAGCTGGCAGCCTCGTGCTTTGTACTTTCCACAATTTGCGACATCAGAACAGTGTGAAAATATAGTAAAAACTGCAAAGGAGAGACTGAAACCATCAACATTAGCCCTGAGGAAAGGAGAAACCATGGAGAGTAAAAAAGGAATCAGGACAAG TTCATAA